Within Saccharomyces paradoxus chromosome X, complete sequence, the genomic segment AAGATGATTatggtgaagaagatgatggGGGTGAAGATGACACGAACTTAATCAATTTAAGTAGGATTTCCAAGAAATTTAACGAAAACTTTAAATTGAATAAGAAAAGCCTAAAATTCGTTTCCCCAGTTTTCCAACAATTTCTAGACTGTGTATATCAGCTGTTGACGCAAAATCCagatttatttgaatttaacgAAAGGTTTCTAAGAAGGCTAGTTTATCATTTGTATTCATGCCAATATGGAACATTCCTTTCCAATAAcgagaaggaaaaatttcaacagAATTTGCCAAACAAGACTAAAAGCGTCTGGGACTATTTCAGATCTAGAAGAAAGCAATTTGTAAATCCTAATTTCGTACAGAGAAAGAGAAGCAGCATGAAGGAAGACGACCAAATctctgaagaagaagaaaaagtggAGTGGATTTCACCAGATCTTAAGAAAGTCCAATGGTGGTGGCAGTTGTATGGAAGAAAGGACTCAGAATTGAATGATGAATTACGCCATAAACGAGAGTCAGTACCCATGTCAGTGGATAACAAGGGTAAACAGCATAGTAATTCCGATGGTGGTAAGGGTTTAAACTTGTCAATTTTTGGGTTTGATATGTTTAATAGAAAGTGATCTCATCAACGGcaaagaaacaaatagGTTAATTTAGTCTTTTGCATACAATGATAGAAGTATAGAAAAAGTTTAAGCATTTCTCCGTTGTTagtatacatatatacattaaTTTTAATGAATAAGGGTACATATATTGTGGGCATAACGCGTGGTTAATTGGTAAATACGATTTATAATTTTACAACACCGGATTTCCATTTAACACCACACCATTGAGATATTAGTATAGCCAATCCTCTCACAGCTTCCACGGTCTCCTTATCACAGCCTATATTCAATGCGCCTTTCAAATGCCCACGTAATTGAGGGTTAACATCTTGAGGAACCAAAGAAGCAATTATCACTAAACTTGTCTCTTGGGCGGATAGTATCTCATCAAAAGCAAACAAGGGACCATATACATGGACTAGTGTATAATACCATAAGTCCGGGTACGAGGAGTTTAAGTTGTTAACCACGCGGGTCGAAACTTTGTTGTATATTGAATTCCAATGCCGTAACCCATCCTGTATAGTATGATCTCTTTCCTGGATTGTCTTGTCATGTTTCCTCCTCATAGATGTCTCCGAAAGGGGAGAGCTGTTGCCCATGGCAGCCTCCCACGGGTCTATTGGATCCAAATGCGGTAGTAAAATGTCCGGAGTAGTTTCTTTTAGCACGGTAAGACCATTGATTGCTCTTGGAAGGCCAGCTAGGGGGCCCGTTTTAAGAATAACTTCTCTAAACTTTGCCGTtaattgtttttgaaaaaacgTTGGCTGttggaaattttcattGATCAAATTCTTCCTTATTGGTAATTCTGAGCGCAGTAAGTCAATGGTTTGGGAAGCTAATGTGAATCTATACATGTGTGCATTATCATTACTGAGCAGCATGGCATAGTGGTATAGTTTAGGTATTTCCTGTGGCTCATTACAAACACTGAATGTGGCAGCGGCAACAAGGTAccatatatttttcagcttAGGGTGAAATTGTGATAATTGTATCAGTCTTTGGGCATTTAATATCTGGTtcattattgaaaattttgcagaatatatttatattttttatgaCGAAACAAAGGAAATCGGGCAAGCGGACCCTCTATTGGCaattataaatatatgtatatgtagATCAGTATATAATCATATGCGTATATTACTGAGCATCGTTGAGTAATTATTAGTCacacatttttttaaactCTATTGGGatctgcattttttttctggcaAGCACGAATTGAATGgcaggaaaaagaaaaaaaagtgatgAGATTGaaacaataacaaaagagacaaataaataaaagtcaagaaacgaaaaaaaaaagcgaaGTGGAACGAGCAAGAATGGTTAATTCACACGGAATACGTTACATTCGGTTGAAGCAGGTCTTTAATCGTGCGTTAGACCAATCGATCTCGAAATTACAGAGTTGGGACAAAGTCAGTTCATGCTTCCCACAATACGTAAATAGCAAGCAGGGCGCCATAAACGTTGCCAATTGTCAACGTCAATTGACGGAATTCTGGACAGAATTATGCCAACGAGAGTTTAAAGAGATCATGGAGGAACGAAACGTGGAGCAGAAACTAAATGACTTGGATGAACTGATTTTGGAGGCTAAAGAGCGCTACAAAGGTCAAGACCAAGAAGAAGTAAATAAAGGGCCCGCAATCGATGAACTTTCCAGCAAAGAGCTTGTGGAATGTCACATATACAGCCAGCGGGTGCATGCCATACAAGAGATAGATGAGCGGCTCACTAAAGTGAATGAGATGAACGATCAGTTGGCTCAGGAGTTGAAAGACTTAGAGACACAAGTGGAGGTAGAGAAAAAGGAGATCGACAAGATGTACGATGAATACCTGGGCTCCCACACGGACCAACCGGTCAACGTGCTGCTGGTGCAGAGCCTCAACGACATGGTCTTGGAATTGAAGGAAAACTATTGATTTGTTGTATAAGTTAATAAGGGGTATAGAAGAAAGCTGTTTTATGTATTCATTGAGCGAGGCGAAAAGCGAGATACTACTTTTCACATCAACTtgaacagaaaaaaataaaacataGAAAGAACTCAAAGCCACAAGGGGAAACAATGGTACAGCTAAGAAGAACGTATACGTGCATGTTCGTGGTGAGCTCGTTGGTATGCGCGTACCTTAGGCATCACTACCAACAAATTATTTCAAGCGATCACATCGACTAACGACAAAGTTGCACACTTTGTCGTATTCATGTGGGAGTCGTGGCTGTTTGTGAAGATATTTGCTGAGGATATCGTGACTGTCCGCAAGACACAGGTCAGCAAGTACGTGCTAGGAGTGCTGATCTGTTCGTTGGGCGCAAGCGTAACGAGTGAATTTGCCCAAAGCGTGTTGTCGCGAGGTCAAAGAGTGTTTGATGTGAAAGATATTGTTTGTAATTTCTGGGGCAGTCTGCTTGGTGTGGGCATTGCTTTCTACCAGGACCGATAAAAAGAGACTATACGGTATCATATATGTGTGTATGTACAGGCAAGATTACGTAAACTATATTACTTTAATTGGATGTATGCTCTGTGAGCAATGGATGTCTTGTGGATCTGGTCCCTCTTTTCAAAGGCGGACGAGGTACCCTTGGTAATGGCAGTGAGTTCCTCTCCCAAACGCACGGCAAAGTCACCCGACACCCTTTGGTTTGCACTCTGCACGATCCAGTTCCACGCGATTCTATTTCTTTGCCTCTTGTTCAGAGGGACAGGAATAACAGAAGCCTTGGCCACACCCGTGTTGAATGTCTTGGTTATCATTAGTGGAGCCAACTCGTCGAGTGATTTTTCCAAAGCCTGGATGGGGTCCTGCCGGGTCTGGCAGTACACTAAATACAGGGCCCTAGACAGGATGGATTGGgccttttccttcttaCCGTGGCGCATGATCATGTTTGTGATGTGATCCAGCGTTGCGTTCTTACGTGGAGGGATAGGCACGGATTTCAGCGCCTCCCATTGTGCCAACTGCTCTGCAGTTGGCCTTATCTTGGAGCCCGCCTGCGAACCCTGTAAGAGGTCTACTTTGGACTGCCCCGGAGGAGCCAGCGAAGTTTCTGGTAGGTAATCCTTTGCAGAAAACTCTTCTCTTAACTCGTTGATCGCTTCAAGCCATTCATCGACCTGATTCTCTGCTAACGGTTCGCTAGCTGGTGTTCGTACTGAAGACTGGAAACGAGCAGCCCACGGCCCGCTCTGGCACAGGAGACGTGGCCTGAATAGCATATACCTCCTCGCAGAATGCAGCATTATATTCAGCTTCGATTCgtatctttttattttcttctcaaaGGGACAGCTGCCGTCTCTTCTGCACGTGTGTATTGTGTATTGTGTATTGTGTATTGTATATTGTATGTAGGTAGCAAGCTCTTTGTCAAGCAAGTGTAGATTGGAACCAAGACGAACCATTCAATGCCGTGTAGAActacttttcttcttcgtttcatcattttccatATAGGTCACGTGGCCTAATATTTATCGctttttctcaatttttttttctcatttttgCTCGTCTCCCCTGTACTAGGTTCATCATTCAAGGCAAAAAGACCACGAGACAATACTGCGACGAAGAATGTTGTCAGATGCCTCGCCAATGCCTCTAAATAGCTGGCCGCGCGATTAATTAGCATGACTAGAATAAAGTACATTGCGTCCGAACCATGCAACCATAGATATACTCCAAAAGTAGCAATAGTCAGCCCCTAATATCTCTTGCTGGAGCATTATCCCTTTCTGCAAAAAAACTAAACCTCTGCAACCGCCAGGGATGCCGCCAACCTAACTTTGGAGCCTGACAGCACGCCGAGTCGCGCTGTTTCGCGGGCGCTGCCCCGCCCGCGAAACAGCACCTGCCCTGCCTTAACCTACCCAAAATCACCGTGCCGGTCTGCCATCTGCAGTATACCCTGCCTGTGCTTTCATAATGTCGCCTAGAACGCCAACGGCAAAAGAAGCCTGCCCTTAGTTGACTTACCCCCGCTTTGGCATATGACCCCCCCGCACCGACTGGTGTCCTCACCCAAACACCACAGACCATAAATTTAAAAGCGAAAAACCTTAAAGCGTTCTCGAAGGAATCTTCCTGTAGATGATATCGCAGCAAACGTATCTTTTAAAGTGTTTGTGCTTACTGCATTGTTGGATCAAAATTTACGTAGCCGCCCTTTTCCACCCCTGTAAAAGCAGTAGCATAGCAGCAACGTAGTAGAACGTGCATATTCACAAATAAACGTACAGCGTTAATATACAATAATAAGCAcatatattttatatatatatatacaaaggATCAAGTTAGTGCAGGGGACACCAGCTGAGTTTGAAGTTCTTTAAAGTGTTAAAGTTATCTTTTCCCCTCTCCCCTCTCGTTGGCCACCTCTCACCCACCGCCTAGCAGCATGTCTCCGTACATGACTATACCTCAGCAGTACTTATACATAAGCAAGATACGTTCCAAGTTATCTCAGTGTGCCCTTGCTCGACACCACCACAGAGAACTTGATCTACGGAAAATGGTCGGCCACGCCAATCTGCTGGACAGGATCCTCGACGAGATCGACGAAATCGACAGTGAACTAGTACTCTGTAACGGTGCTAATGGTACTTCTACTGCAGAAGCACACTCCGTTTCGTCCACGCCCAGTGACTCTTCTCCTCTCACTAATAATATCCGGCCCATTAGCATTATGTGACTACcatgcattttttttccctttcttAAGAACATTTTTACGACGCGCATCTGCTCATCATCGCATACGAATGTTGAATCACGCCAGAAtcaccaaagaaaaaaactcGTACAGTTCCAGTTTAAAGAAAGCCAGGAACAATAGACTTTTATCgcatatatatttttttatacgTGCACATATATATGCACACATATGtctatatacatatacatacaGACGTGTTTCCTTTCACCCTGTGTTTTTGTCGGGTCCAAAAACATACAGGACAACATAATTTTTGACATAACTCAACACAACATAACAGTCTAAAATATAGtttaataaaagaaaaaaatatatttctAAGCTATCGCTCTTGCCGCAATGAATGCCAACTCCACCGCGACAGCAATCGGCCTCACCAGTCCCTTCGAGAAGCTGTCCTTTTTCCCTAATTCTTCTAATTTAATACTCGCCCATTTGCATGAGATCATCTTCAGCTTCGTCTTCTACCAGCTCTCATTCTCCATCTTCGCACCGTTCTTGAATAGAGTGGTCTTCCGCAAACACTACACCACGATCCGTGACCCACTGCTGAAAATTGATTTCGATGTCCACACCGTCTCGATGATCCAAGCAGTCGTCTCGAACACCGTCCTGTTGCCCACCCTAACGACGCCGATGCACTACAATGTCGTCACCTACACAGACTCGTATAGTTCAATGGTATCCTCGCTCAGTGCAGGGTACTTTATCTGGGACTTGACTATGTGTATGCGTTACTTCAAGCTCTACGGTATCGAGTTCACCGGCCACGCCATTGGGTCCGTATATGTGATGCTTTTGTCCTTAAGGCCGTTCTGCCAACCATGGATCGGCAGGTTTCTTATTTACGAGGCCTCCACTCCATTTGTTAACATCAATTGGTTCATCATGCAGTGCAATGCCAAGAGCAAGAACTCCATCCCTCTGTGGTTTAATGTTGTCAATGGCCTCTTGCTCATGACtgtatttttcattgtcaGGATTTGCTGGGGCACCATCGCGTCCGCACTTTTGTTCAAGCAGATGTGGAAGGTCAGAGACGAGTTGCCCAAGCTGTCAGCTGTCACAATGATGTCACTGAACATTTTCATGAACTTTTTAAACGTGCTTTGGTTCAAGAAGATGATTAAAATTGCCAAAAAGCTCGCAAAACCAGCCCCAATATCGAAACTAGATTAAACCAGTCTTCCTTCCCATTTTCAACTACCAAACACCttacacatatatatacatctatataaatatataatatatacatatatatataatatatacatatatatacatctatataaatatataatatatacatatatatataatatatacatatatatataatatataactTTGTATATTCCTATTAACACAAAAAAGATAATTAAACTTTTCCCTTTGTCTCTACGTCATTTACTCAAAAACTCTAATTCCTTCGCTTCTATTCTGCCATTTTCTCCAGAGAAAAATCGACgggaaataaaaaaaaaaagaacgaacaagaaaaaaagttcgCTAACAATAAACTACTGCTATAATTagaggaaaaaggaagaaaaaaaaggaggaaATATAAAACTGCAGACCTTTATTCATGTTTGATCTTAAGACGATTCTCGACCATCCTAATATTCCGTGGAAATTAATCATTTCTGGGTTCTCGATTGCccaattttctttcgaaTCTTACTTGACGTACAGACAGTACCAAAAACTATCTGAAACAAAGTTACCACCCGTGCTGGAAGATGAAATCGACGACGAAACGTTTCATAAATCCAGAAACTACTCCCGGGCCAAGGCAAAGTTCTCCATTTTCAGCGACGTCTACAACCTGGCCCAAAAACTAGTCTTCATCAAATACGATTTCTTCCCTAAAATCTGGCACATGGCCGTTACTTTATCAAATGCGGTCCTGCCAGTTAGATTTCATATAATTTCCACTGTCGCACAGAGTTTGTGTTTCTTGGGTCTCTTATCCAGTTTGTCTACCTTAGTTGATTTGCCACTTTCTTACTATAGTCATTTTGTCctggaagaaaattttggtttCAATAAATTGACCGTCAAATTATGGATCACTGATATGGTCAAGAGCCTGACTTTGGCCTATGCTATTGGTGGCCCCATCCTTTACCTGTTCCTAAAGATCTTTGACAAGTTCCCTACCGATTTCCTTTGGTACATTATGGTCTTCCTGTTCGTTGTCCAAATCTTAGCCATGACAATCATCCCTGTCTTTATCATGCCTCTGTTTAATAAATTCACTCCCTTGGAAGACGGCgaactgaaaaaatccaTTGAAAGTTTGGCCGATAGAGTTGGGTTCCCTCTagataaaatttttgtcaTTGATGGCTCGAAAAGATCTTCTCATTCAAACGCATATTTTACAGGTTTACCATTCACCACTAAGAGAATTGTTTTATTCGACACTTTAGTGAACAGTAATTCCACTGATGAAATTACAGCTGTTTTGGCTCATGAAATCGGTCACTGGCAAAAAAACCACATCGTTAATATGGTCATCTTTAGCCAATTGCACACTTTCCTGATTTTCTCCCTTTTCACCAGCATCTACAGAAATGCATCATTCTACAACACCTTCGGCTTTTTCTTGGAGAAGTCTACTGGCGGTTTTATTGATCCGGTCATCACCAAAGAATTCCCCATTATCATTGGATTTATGTTATTTAACGACTTATTGACTCCACTCGAATGTGCCATGCAATTCGTGATGAGTTTAATTTCCAGAACTCATGAATATCAAGCTGATGCTTATGCCAAAAAATTGGGCTACACACAAAATCTATGTAGGGCGCTAATTGATCtacaaatcaaaaatcttTCTACCATGAATGTAGATCCTCTGTACTCTAGTTACCATTACTCTCATCCAACTTTAGCTGAAAGATTAACCGCTCTGGATTATGTtagtgaaaagaaaaaaaactaatcCTTAGAGTACATATATTAGCATGTACCGTTAAATTCAGCTTTGTTATGTCTATAtctacatatatatatatgcacGTATCTACataagaataaaagaaagaaaaaaaataaacgaTTCAacactttattttttttcatccttatcatcattatcttcCTCACCATCGTCgttattttcttcgtcattGATTATTTCAATGACTTCTGTGGTTTCGGTTTTCACGGTAAAAGGTTGAGgttcttcaatatcctCCTCACTAACCATGAATTGatttaatcttttgaaatcttcatttttctcctCCCTAATAGCATTATACAGAAGGAAATTTATCCAAACTTCTGCAAAACAGTAAATGAAAACAGAGTTATTGTGAACGTAAAAATTTGACTCCCAAAGGTATGAGATACCTgtcaaaataaaaaaaattagtaGCCTAAATGGAACAATGGATTGGAAGTATTTAACGTTATTTTCTAACAGGGGAATCAGATCCTGAATACCGTTAAGAGCAAATAGAAGAGCAAAAAGGCCCAATTGACCATTGTAACGTGACAATGTTAACTGCGGTAAATTCATTGCTTCCGTTAAGACTAAGAAATATGTATTTTGCAAAATAGAATTAACGTTCtttaaacaaaagaaggcGATCGTGAATAAAAACGCCACTCTGAAAAACGCAACATTGGTAGAGTTTAAGGCTTGAGCcatttctttaaatttatttGGTTCTTTACTGAGTGCGTACTGTATTTTATTATAAATTATTACACTACCATTCAAACGTCTCCCATTAAAGATTGATCGAcatcatcattttttacttttttggtattctCGCGCTAAAAGTGGCGTGTTAAATGCCAAGTATTGttccaaaaaatcattaCGCCATACATAAATACAGAAGACTATCTATCTAACTTAACACCAACTTGCTTTATTAAAGAATCAACATCCTCCAAAGATTTAGTGAAATACAATTCATCGTCAATACAGGGTTCTTCACTATCGTCATTGTTTAAGATTTGTATTGTTTTCAGGTAATCCTGTGTACACAGGACACTCAATTTACTGTCCGTCGTGGATAATTCATTCCACTGCTTAATACTTAAGTGGTTTTTCTTGTGCCTTTTATACGTTCTAATTGAATCAGGGCTATTAAGCTTGTGCAAAACAAAGGCTATCGAACATATGGTCTTACATTGGGAACAGAATATATCGTActcctcatcttcatcattggGATCGGCATCCACCTCCAAAAGGGTTGTCCGTGGTACAATGGCCTGAATTTTTCGTATGCGTTTTAATTCTGTATTATAGAAAACAATCAATGAAGAGTAACATTGCCTTGCAAAGGCATCATTGAACGATAGGGTATCTTTATTgtactttttcaaaatattgatCATCAAATCAAACATATCAAAAACACAGGCTTTTTTACTCGATTTATAATCTTCAATCGCACCAAATCCATAGGGTAGCCAGAAATCTATGGTAAAATTGACAGCCTCATTGAAATTATAACCGGTATTGAAACCTGCATGGTAACATTTAGGGAACGTGATAATATATTCGTTGGGCTTTTGTATAGCTTTGTACACAGGAATACCcgattttttgaagtttgAATCATAAGGGGATATTAAAGTTACTAGCTGATGTAATAGATCCGGCTGTTTGATGAATAAGTCCGGCGATAGATCATTTAATAGATCGTTGAATTTCGTACATCCCGATTCTGGAATGCTGTACCAAACCTTAGGGTCACCTTGATGTTGATAGTTAGCGCTTAGGGTATACTGGTCTTCCATGTGCCAACAAAATGTGGAAAATAACGACCCTATGTAAATCCAAGGAATAGTCATGCCAGAaatgtttcttttgaataatgGTAACAGCGAATTATGAGCCATAGGCAGGTTCGTTAAATTCATGGGATGATCGCAATATTTGAAGTAGTCCTTCAATTCGTCGccatttatatttttagGTATGAAGTCCCTCGTGGGGAAGCCAGTAATTTGACCTGGCAATTCATTATGTATGTCAGCGCCGTATTTGACAGTCGTTAATACATTGCGGTGGGTTTTGGTCACTAAACTCCAAAACATCTCCTCCAGTTCGTCTATGGACATTTTTCGTGCTGGCAATAACCTCGAATTTTGATGCTTACAATATCTTTGAAACTCTGGCAGAGAATAGTCATGCGTATCCTGAGTGAATCCGTAATACCCGTTTCCAACAATACAAGTGTTACAAATCCAATCACCAGGGGGTACACCTTCCAAAGGTGGTGTTAGGCAATATATATGGAACGGTTTGTCACATGAATCACATAAAATAGTTCTTTTTGGATCGTTTGTCTTGCGACAAACAATACAAGCATCATCGTCGTCCTCCTCAAAATCGGACGCAGAATTCGAATCGGGCCCAAGATCCAAATCGTCCTCGTCGTCACTTAATAAGGATTTCGGATACTGGTCAGTATTCAGTGCCGTGTGCACACTCTCGTTCAATGAGTGAAGAAATACATAGTATGAGGCGATATACTTCTCgaaaatatctttcaaTAAACCAGTTGGTATGCTGAATTTCTTAGAAATGGTCCTCCATAAACTACTGTCACCTCTTAATTGAGAAATGTCTCTGAATTCCAATTTTCGCCTTGGAGATTGTGTAGTGTCAGCGGGTACTCGATTATCCTTTATTAATTCAGAGAAAACGTCATATAAgtacacttttttttttattatttccgATGTATGTGCAGAATCTGGATACTCTACAACCGTATAAGGGTTCTTAAGTATAGATTTCGATGGATCCTTAATGGACCTATTAAAATTATTTAACTGCTTCATGAAAAACAACCTACACCTATTTGCCAGGTCTAAGTTCTCCAGATTTTGGATTCTTGGttgaaaagtaaaattttCCACGTCAACAGAGAGCGGAGGACGAAAGCCGTTTGGTGGTACGACCTTTACCATACCATATCGTATACCAAGCCTCTTAATGTGAGGGTTAGAGAGATAATCGATGggatttttgaattcttgtTCGGTGGGATACAGGGCAGGAATTTCCTCCATGATAGTGATACCTTTTTTGTGCAAGATAATTTAGCTAATATTatccagaagaaaattgagTAAGAATTCTGGATCGTATTCTACATTGAGCTTGTGTGGTTAACATAGACATCTCTATCTTTTGGgatgataatttttcaataatgatTCCAGGGTTACTTTAACGTTAcacaaaagaaatcaagTAGTGCGGCTGTTTCTGTGAGCGGGGCAGCAAGTCCGACGCCCTTAACAATTGGCCCATACCCTATGTAATTTACCATATTGCCCTAATACAGATGGAATGCTATACTCAAGTCCTCTTTACCTCTTCCGGTGTTACCCTTAACATTATTCACTTTTCTTCACATTCTATACGGTAGTTCTTATATCACGATATGAACGAACGGAACAGCAACGTATACAATGCTAATCCGGAAGCTCTTGATGAAGGCGTGAAAGACTAGGACGGATATTACTTCTCTAGGAGAGTCAATCCAGGCTGTTCATGGTACCTGGTCATTGCACTTCTCGCACGttaggaaaagaaaagaagtaatATTTGATGTATTATACTATGTGAACTATTGCGGCTATGGTAAGAAAAACGTTCTGcactaataataaaatcatatatacacatatgtatatacatatgtGTTTTTTTCACGTGATGTTTTATGTCATATTATACGCAATTAGCCGCCCATGTGCCACCCGGCACAGCGGATCGCACATACACCCCCGTGTTTCGCGATATGTAGCGGCCAATCAACGGCGACCTCCAAGCGCGTGCCGGGTGGGCCCCTCGCCGGCCAAGCAGCGCAAGGATATTCCCATCTTCGAGCTCTTAGATACAACGCTTATAAAGAACGCACTTTTTGCAATAACCTCTTTTTGCACTGCGAACAAACATTTTAACTTGCCCTTTTTTATACTCTCCTTATCTCTCCAGGACAGGCCAATTGGATAAATTTTGCAAAGATCAAACAGTAACACAAATTTTAGCAACCTAAACCCCCCTCATAAACGAAGACAAAAGTGCTCCTCCTCAAGTCAAAtttgtctttcttttctttcattttttttaatctGTTGTTATCCAATTTATACTGAATCTTTGagagaaagcaaaaataaaataaagaatgGTTTTGCCAAGACTATATACTGCTACATCCCGTGCTGCCTTTAAAGCAGCCAAACAATCTGCTCCACTTCTATCCACTTCGTGGAAAAGATGTATGGCCTCAGCTGCTCAATCCACACCAATCACCGGTAAAGTTACCGCTGTCATCGGTGCTATTGTCGACGTTCATTTCGAACAATCCGAGTTGCCCGCTATTTTGAACGCTTTGGAAATCAAGACACCTCAAGGGAAATTGGTTTTAGAAGTTGCTCAACATTTGGGTGAAAACACCGTCAGAACCATTGCTATGGACGGTACCGAAGGTTTGGTCCGTGGTGAAAAAGTTCTTGACACCGGTGGCCCTATCTCTGTTCCGGTTGGGAGAGAAACATTGGGGAGAATCATCAACGTTATTGGTGAGCCCATTGATGAAAGAGGCCCAATTAAGTCTAAGCTAAGAAAGCCAATTCACGCAGACCCTCCTAGTTTTGCAGAACAATCTACCTCGGCCGAAGTCTTGGAAACAGGTATCAAAGTTGTCGATCTATTAGCACCTTATGCCAGAGGTGGTAAGATTGGTCTTTTCGGTGGTGCAGGTGTCGGTAAGACTGTGTTCATCCAAGAATTGATTAACAATATTGCCAAGGCCCATGGTGgtttttctgttttcaCTGGTGTTGGTGAGAGAACAAGAGAAGGTAATGACTTGTACCGTGAAATGAAGGAAACCGGTGTCATTAACTTGGAGGGTGAATCTAAGGTCGCCTTAGTGTTCGGACAAATGAACGAACCTCCAGGTGCCAGAGCCAGAGTTGCTTTAACTGGTTTGACGATCGCTGAATACTTCAGAGACGAAGAAGGTCAAGATGTCTTATTGTTTATCGACAATATCTTTAGATTCACTCAAGCCGGTTCCGAAGTCTCTGCTCTTTTGGGTCGTATTCCATCTGCCGTCGGTTACCAACCAACTTTGGCCACTGATATGGGTCTCTTACAAGAAAGAATTACCACCACAAAGAAGGGCTCCGTCACTTCCGTGCAAGCTGTTTACGTTCCAGCCGATGATTTAACAGATCCTGCTCCTGCCACTACTTTTGCCCATTTGGACGCTACTACTGTCTTGTCAAGAGGTATTTCAGAATTGGGTATTTATCCTGCCGTGGATCCATTGGATTCTAAATCGAGATTGTTGGATGCTGCCGTTGTCGGACAAGAACATTATGACGTCGCCTCTAAGGTCCAAGAAACTTTACAGACTTATAAATCTTTACAAGATATCATTGCTATTTTGGGT encodes:
- the ILM1 gene encoding Ilm1p (similar to YJR118C), with protein sequence MAQALNSTNVAFFRVAFLFTIAFFCLKNVNSILQNTYFLVLTEAMNLPQLTLSRYNGQLGLFALLFALNGIQDLIPLLENNVKYFQSIVPFRLLIFFILTGISYLWESNFYVHNNSVFIYCFAEVWINFLLYNAIREEKNEDFKRLNQFMVSEEDIEEPQPFTVKTETTEVIEIINDEENNDDGEEDNDDKDEKK
- the JHD2 gene encoding histone demethylase (JmjC domain family histone demethylase~similar to YJR119C); the encoded protein is MEEIPALYPTEQEFKNPIDYLSNPHIKRLGIRYGMVKVVPPNGFRPPLSVDVENFTFQPRIQNLENLDLANRCRLFFMKQLNNFNRSIKDPSKSILKNPYTVVEYPDSAHTSEIIKKKVYLYDVFSELIKDNRVPADTTQSPRRKLEFRDISQLRGDSSLWRTISKKFSIPTGLLKDIFEKYIASYYVFLHSLNESVHTALNTDQYPKSLLSDDEDDLDLGPDSNSASDFEEDDDDACIVCRKTNDPKRTILCDSCDKPFHIYCLTPPLEGVPPGDWICNTCIVGNGYYGFTQDTHDYSLPEFQRYCKHQNSRLLPARKMSIDELEEMFWSLVTKTHRNVLTTVKYGADIHNELPGQITGFPTRDFIPKNINGDELKDYFKYCDHPMNLTNLPMAHNSLLPLFKRNISGMTIPWIYIGSLFSTFCWHMEDQYTLSANYQHQGDPKVWYSIPESGCTKFNDLLNDLSPDLFIKQPDLLHQLVTLISPYDSNFKKSGIPVYKAIQKPNEYIITFPKCYHAGFNTGYNFNEAVNFTIDFWLPYGFGAIEDYKSSKKACVFDMFDLMINILKKYNKDTLSFNDAFARQCYSSLIVFYNTELKRIRKIQAIVPRTTLLEVDADPNDEDEEYDIFCSQCKTICSIAFVLHKLNSPDSIRTYKRHKKNHLSIKQWNELSTTDSKLSVLCTQDYLKTIQILNNDDSEEPCIDDELYFTKSLEDVDSLIKQVGVKLDR
- the ATP2 gene encoding F1F0 ATP synthase subunit beta (Beta subunit of the F1 sector of mitochondrial F1F0 ATP synthase~similar to YJR121W), with amino-acid sequence MVLPRLYTATSRAAFKAAKQSAPLLSTSWKRCMASAAQSTPITGKVTAVIGAIVDVHFEQSELPAILNALEIKTPQGKLVLEVAQHLGENTVRTIAMDGTEGLVRGEKVLDTGGPISVPVGRETLGRIINVIGEPIDERGPIKSKLRKPIHADPPSFAEQSTSAEVLETGIKVVDLLAPYARGGKIGLFGGAGVGKTVFIQELINNIAKAHGGFSVFTGVGERTREGNDLYREMKETGVINLEGESKVALVFGQMNEPPGARARVALTGLTIAEYFRDEEGQDVLLFIDNIFRFTQAGSEVSALLGRIPSAVGYQPTLATDMGLLQERITTTKKGSVTSVQAVYVPADDLTDPAPATTFAHLDATTVLSRGISELGIYPAVDPLDSKSRLLDAAVVGQEHYDVASKVQETLQTYKSLQDIIAILGMDELSEQDKLTVERARKIQRFLSQPFAVAEVFTGIPGKLVRLKDTVASFKAVLEGKYDNIPEHAFYMVGGIEDVVAKAEKLAAEAN